A stretch of Candidatus Neomarinimicrobiota bacterium DNA encodes these proteins:
- a CDS encoding M20/M25/M40 family metallo-hydrolase, with protein MKRTLYYLLPLVILAGCSQLPKSTTPSQTNPEVSATDLLNHIKYLSDDKRAGRYPGSKGSRDATNYIVDNFRANGLLPAGTDGFLQPFEFITGLNLGEQNHLSTQNESYVIMKDFIPLEFASNGKVEGALVFAGYGFTINDSIQWNDYDGIEADGKWVIILRGGPGEDHPHSDFAKHTPIRKKAMLARDQNAAGILFVNQDGDEDQLIPLKHSPNSTAIGIPILQISREVANELLDQKLIALQSQLDDKYSPQSFLLDKEISAEVTLEKEIVNVPNVIGLVPGNDSELKNEYIVIGAHFDHLGFGGEGSGSLTPDSNAIHNGADDNASGTAGILELAEKLSANQNLLKRSILLMAYNAEEEGLLGSKYFVKNPTVDLSKITAMINMDMIGRMSEDKITIGGTGTSPQFESILNEVNQNHNLNLKMSKEGYGPSDHASFYVNDVPVLFFFTGTHTDYHKPSDDWQHINAEGEKQIVDLIYDVTLRFSHLKEKPVFTEAGPKESNQTRRSFKVTFGVIPSYGSDAVGLEIDGAKKEGPAGKAGLKKGDIITSIGGKDIKNIYDYMYRLAELKPGETIDVIIIRGGKELTFKVNL; from the coding sequence ATGAAACGAACTCTATATTATTTATTACCACTGGTAATCCTGGCCGGTTGCAGTCAATTACCCAAATCAACAACGCCGTCACAAACTAATCCGGAGGTTAGTGCCACGGATTTGTTAAACCACATTAAATATCTTTCAGATGATAAAAGGGCTGGGCGCTATCCTGGGTCAAAAGGATCTCGGGATGCAACAAATTATATCGTCGACAATTTTAGAGCAAACGGCTTACTTCCTGCGGGGACAGATGGGTTTTTACAGCCATTTGAATTCATCACAGGCCTAAATCTTGGTGAACAAAATCACCTATCAACCCAGAATGAAAGCTACGTAATAATGAAGGACTTCATTCCGCTTGAATTTGCTTCCAATGGAAAAGTTGAGGGCGCTCTTGTTTTTGCGGGATATGGATTTACGATTAATGATTCGATACAGTGGAATGATTATGATGGAATTGAAGCGGATGGTAAGTGGGTAATTATTCTTCGCGGTGGACCGGGGGAAGATCACCCTCATTCCGATTTTGCAAAACATACACCCATCCGGAAAAAAGCTATGTTGGCCCGAGATCAAAATGCTGCCGGTATTCTTTTTGTGAACCAAGACGGAGATGAAGATCAACTGATTCCCTTAAAACATTCACCCAATTCAACGGCAATTGGAATTCCCATTTTGCAGATTTCTAGAGAGGTTGCCAATGAATTATTAGATCAAAAGTTAATTGCATTACAAAGCCAATTAGATGATAAATATTCTCCGCAATCCTTTTTATTGGATAAAGAAATATCCGCCGAAGTAACCCTAGAAAAAGAAATAGTGAATGTGCCCAACGTGATTGGTCTTGTTCCTGGTAATGATTCTGAATTAAAGAATGAATATATTGTTATTGGTGCTCACTTTGACCATTTGGGGTTTGGTGGCGAAGGGTCTGGTTCTCTCACACCTGATTCTAACGCCATTCATAATGGTGCTGATGATAATGCTTCTGGAACTGCAGGGATTTTAGAATTAGCTGAAAAATTATCTGCCAATCAAAACTTACTTAAGAGATCAATTTTATTAATGGCCTACAATGCAGAAGAAGAAGGTTTGCTGGGCTCAAAATATTTTGTGAAGAATCCAACAGTTGATCTTAGTAAAATTACAGCAATGATCAACATGGATATGATCGGTCGCATGTCCGAAGATAAGATTACCATTGGTGGCACAGGGACTTCCCCTCAATTTGAATCCATTTTGAATGAAGTGAACCAAAATCACAATCTTAATTTAAAAATGAGTAAAGAAGGATATGGTCCCAGTGACCATGCCAGTTTTTATGTCAATGATGTGCCGGTTCTTTTCTTTTTTACTGGTACCCACACGGATTACCATAAACCCAGCGATGACTGGCAACACATTAATGCTGAAGGTGAAAAACAGATTGTGGATTTAATTTATGATGTGACACTTCGTTTTAGTCATTTGAAAGAAAAGCCGGTATTTACAGAGGCAGGTCCAAAAGAATCCAATCAGACACGGCGGAGTTTTAAAGTAACATTTGGCGTAATACCATCTTATGGCAGTGACGCCGTAGGTCTTGAAATTGACGGAGCCAAAAAAGAAGGACCTGCAGGAAAAGCGGGATTGAAAAAAGGCGATATTATTACATCCATCGGGGGAAAAGATATTAAAAATATTTATGATTATATGTATCGTCTGGCGGAGCTGAAACCAGGAGAAACCATAGATGTAATTATAATTAGGGGAGGAAAAGAGTTAACCTTTAAGGTTAATCTATAA
- a CDS encoding lytic murein transglycosylase: MGKLIPLIFCATLFAGEDSVLSAIRADAIKKGIPESYLNEAFAHEGIIVHDKILDRFARPYEKKSWTDYRKLFVTDSRINKGTSFYGKNKSALQSVEKQIGVDLFLILSIVGVESNYGRHRGEFTVFNALYTQIAKMPRRTKWAKKEMVEYLVYCYTDSIPPHSIKGSYAGAFGYGQFIPSSFNAYAADGNGDGVRMPYEWVDVFASVGNYLLKNGYPVSNPANEKQVYKSVYAYNHADNYVKAVLELRDELKKSILID; the protein is encoded by the coding sequence ATGGGTAAATTAATACCGCTCATATTCTGTGCGACTCTTTTCGCTGGAGAGGACTCTGTCCTTTCTGCTATTCGCGCCGATGCAATAAAAAAGGGCATTCCAGAATCCTATCTTAATGAGGCTTTTGCCCATGAAGGGATCATCGTCCATGATAAAATTCTTGATCGCTTCGCCCGACCTTACGAAAAGAAAAGCTGGACCGACTATCGAAAATTATTTGTTACAGATTCGCGAATCAATAAAGGAACAAGTTTCTACGGAAAAAATAAATCGGCCCTTCAATCTGTGGAGAAACAAATCGGCGTAGACCTCTTCCTTATTTTAAGCATCGTTGGTGTTGAGAGTAATTATGGACGCCACCGCGGAGAATTCACTGTATTTAATGCGCTGTATACCCAAATTGCAAAAATGCCCCGGCGGACAAAATGGGCTAAAAAGGAAATGGTGGAATATTTAGTTTATTGCTACACTGATAGTATTCCGCCCCATTCTATTAAAGGTTCCTATGCGGGTGCTTTTGGATATGGACAATTTATTCCCTCCAGTTTTAATGCCTACGCTGCTGATGGCAATGGCGATGGTGTACGGATGCCCTACGAATGGGTCGATGTTTTTGCCAGCGTGGGAAATTATTTGCTCAAGAACGGGTATCCCGTTTCAAATCCGGCTAATGAAAAGCAAGTGTATAAATCGGTTTATGCCTACAACCATGCGGATAATTATGTCAAAGCAGTTTTGGAACTACGGGATGAACTAAAGAAAAGTATTCTTATAGATTAA